Proteins from one Terriglobus tenax genomic window:
- a CDS encoding FAD:protein FMN transferase, with product MNLRRCMLVACGAVFFCSPLSAQQRFHATHRAMGTEFTLDLYAADEATANAAIGDAWDEVDRLDDLLSNYKPQSELSRITREARSGPVTTDPESFAFLARSVYWSHVSHGAFDITVGPLLRVWGFFRAQGRVPGEADLAKAKKDTGWQNLQLDAATRTVSFRDHRALELDPGSIGKGFAVDSVVARLKAEGISSALLSTGGSTIYALGAPPDEEGWPVTIPNPADKEHPQTLRLRDLSISTGACTEKFFVQNGHRYCHIFDPRTGRPVEGVLQSSVLSPSATDGDAVSTVAFVLPAAQVEESLRNHPEISVLVYRTANGKGSVQALRWPKVR from the coding sequence ATGAACCTGCGGCGCTGCATGCTTGTTGCCTGCGGCGCCGTTTTCTTTTGCAGCCCACTCAGCGCCCAGCAGCGCTTCCACGCGACACACCGCGCCATGGGTACGGAGTTCACGCTTGACCTGTATGCCGCGGACGAAGCCACAGCCAACGCGGCGATTGGCGATGCGTGGGACGAGGTTGACCGGCTGGACGACCTGCTGAGCAACTACAAGCCCCAGAGCGAGCTGAGCCGCATCACGCGCGAAGCCCGTAGCGGACCAGTAACGACGGACCCGGAGAGCTTCGCGTTCCTCGCGCGATCGGTGTACTGGAGCCATGTCTCTCACGGAGCCTTCGACATCACCGTTGGCCCGCTGCTGCGCGTGTGGGGTTTCTTCCGGGCGCAGGGCCGCGTACCTGGGGAAGCTGATCTCGCCAAAGCGAAGAAGGACACGGGCTGGCAGAATCTGCAGCTTGACGCCGCGACACGCACCGTCAGCTTCCGCGACCATCGCGCACTGGAGCTTGACCCCGGCAGCATCGGCAAGGGCTTCGCCGTCGACAGCGTTGTGGCCCGCCTGAAGGCGGAAGGTATCTCCTCTGCCCTGCTCTCAACGGGAGGCAGCACCATCTACGCGCTGGGTGCTCCACCGGACGAAGAAGGTTGGCCGGTGACCATTCCCAACCCCGCGGACAAGGAACATCCGCAGACGCTGCGCCTGCGTGACCTGTCCATCTCCACAGGGGCTTGTACCGAGAAGTTCTTTGTGCAGAACGGCCATCGCTATTGCCATATCTTCGATCCGCGCACAGGAAGGCCAGTCGAAGGCGTCCTGCAAAGCTCGGTGCTTTCGCCCAGCGCCACAGACGGCGATGCCGTCTCCACCGTAGCCTTTGTGCTGCCTGCCGCACAGGTGGAAGAGAGCTTGCGCAACCACCCTGAAATCAGCGTGCTGGTGTACCGCACAGCGAATGGCAAGGGGAGCGTGCAGGCTCTGCGCTGGCCGAAGGTGCGGTAA
- a CDS encoding Gfo/Idh/MocA family protein, with product MLTRRELICSLSAAALTPSPLSAFAMQSRVEEADRQTAMTRDSSPIRLGVIGPGSRGKELVRSFLRVPGVKIVAAADVYEPRFDQLDQTCGYKVARHTDYRALCDRKDLDAIVVATPLGLHGEHMLAALDSGHNVYGEKTMTYHAEESDKLVASVGRTKKIFQAGHQYRYSPWIRAALARIAKGEIGTVTHIQGYWHRNNDWRRPVPAQDPGGKLEHLINWRLYRPWSLGLIAELATHHIDLANWIMDANPTTAIASGSICTYHDGRETDDNVQVVLGYPGGRRFIFTSMLNNAMRGDQLWVYGTKGSLNLTLEDATFYYEPAKIVKPAATGKNEDKGVTTTASYKPSNEMPYRGAGKPVDVTTAEDPTTAATRAFIYCVRNNAEPVSNVHIGRAAALAVIQANKARDDGRQVEIPV from the coding sequence TTGCTGACTCGTCGCGAACTGATCTGCTCGCTCTCCGCCGCCGCCCTTACGCCTTCCCCGCTCTCCGCCTTTGCCATGCAGTCGCGTGTGGAGGAGGCTGACCGCCAGACCGCAATGACGCGCGACAGCTCGCCCATCCGGCTGGGAGTGATTGGTCCGGGCAGCCGCGGCAAGGAGCTGGTGCGCAGCTTTCTGCGCGTGCCCGGGGTGAAGATTGTCGCAGCCGCCGATGTCTACGAGCCGCGCTTCGATCAACTGGACCAGACCTGCGGCTACAAAGTGGCACGCCACACGGACTACCGCGCCTTGTGCGATCGCAAGGACCTGGACGCCATTGTGGTGGCGACGCCGCTGGGCCTGCATGGCGAACACATGCTGGCTGCGCTGGACAGCGGCCACAATGTCTACGGCGAGAAGACAATGACCTATCATGCCGAGGAGTCCGACAAGCTGGTCGCCTCGGTTGGACGAACGAAGAAGATCTTCCAGGCTGGACACCAGTATCGCTACTCGCCGTGGATTCGCGCGGCGCTGGCTCGCATTGCCAAGGGAGAGATTGGCACGGTCACGCACATCCAGGGCTACTGGCATCGCAACAATGACTGGCGACGTCCCGTCCCCGCGCAGGACCCCGGCGGCAAGCTGGAGCACCTGATCAACTGGCGGCTCTACCGCCCGTGGTCGCTTGGCCTGATCGCCGAACTGGCAACACACCACATTGACCTGGCCAACTGGATCATGGACGCGAACCCGACGACAGCGATTGCTTCCGGCTCCATCTGCACTTATCACGATGGCCGCGAGACAGACGACAATGTGCAGGTCGTTCTGGGCTATCCGGGAGGCCGCCGCTTCATCTTCACCAGCATGCTGAACAACGCCATGCGCGGCGATCAGCTGTGGGTCTACGGCACCAAGGGATCCTTGAACCTGACGCTGGAAGACGCGACCTTCTACTACGAGCCGGCGAAGATCGTGAAGCCCGCTGCCACCGGCAAGAATGAAGACAAGGGTGTAACCACCACCGCCAGCTACAAGCCTTCCAACGAGATGCCCTATCGAGGAGCCGGCAAGCCAGTGGACGTCACCACCGCCGAAGACCCGACGACGGCGGCGACACGCGCTTTTATCTACTGCGTGCGCAACAACGCCGAGCCGGTATCGAACGTGCATATCGGCCGCGCGGCGGCGCTCGCGGTCATTCAGGCCAACAAGGCGCGCGACGACGGCAGGCAAGTGGAGATTCCGGTCTAA